Part of the Candidatus Krumholzibacteriota bacterium genome is shown below.
TGCACGACTAACTGCCTGGCTCCCGTTGCCAAGGTCCTGCATGACAGGTTCGGCATTGCCAACGGATTGATGACCACCGTCCATGCCTATACCAACGATCAGACAATCCTTGATTCACCTCACAAGGACCTTCGGAGGGCAAGAGCGTGCGCCATGTCAATGATTCCCACGACTACCGGCGCCGCAGCTGCCGTGGGAGTCGTTATGCCCGCTCTGAAAGGAAGACTCAACGGGCTGGCGGTCCGTGTACCGACGCCGGACGCGTCCCTCGTCGATCTGACGGTGACTCTTAAAAAATCAGCGACAGTGGAGATCCTGAACGATGCGATCAGAAAGGCCGCTGAAACAAAGATGAAAGGGATACTTGAGTATTGTGAGGATCCGATCGTCTCGTGCGACATTATCGGAAATCCCCATTCATCAGTCTTTGACAGCCTGGCGACGATGGGGATCTCATCAAAAGTCTTCAAGGTCCTGTCATGGTATGACAATGAATTTGGATA
Proteins encoded:
- the gap gene encoding type I glyceraldehyde-3-phosphate dehydrogenase — its product is MAINVAINGFGRIGRLVFRGITGDKRFNVVAINDLTDAKTLGHLLKYDSVHGKFAGKASVLKSGDLSVNGKRIKVLAERDPGSLPWEKYGVDVVIESTGFFRKRKDAALHIKAGAKKVIISAPSPDADIMIVMGVNDNLYKKNKHHVISTASCTTNCLAPVAKVLHDRFGIANGLMTTVHAYTNDQTILDSPHKDLRRARACAMSMIPTTTGAAAAVGVVMPALKGRLNGLAVRVPTPDASLVDLTVTLKKSATVEILNDAIRKAAETKMKGILEYCEDPIVSCDIIGNPHSSVFDSLATMGISSKVFKVLSWYDNEFGYAMRMVDMMRLLVKK